Proteins found in one Fulvitalea axinellae genomic segment:
- a CDS encoding ATP-binding protein encodes MKRHLNRIVMINSASVPYGEVELDGNIHFVGSNGFGKTTVLRAILFFYNPSVDKRALGIREDQKSFSGYYFAEDGSYMLYEVNMETGPYTIIVYKKGGKLHFRFIDSPYDKNLFLTDYKADSQEKIWKRLEEKGINFSDELQRYADFRNVLYGSTGNKALKKYSIFQTKEGINKRRTANIPQLISNIFRTSKLDSRHIKKSIIDAVFEQDIRPLDLSTLERQLAKFRVDYRDMDAYEQNEDLAKEILAMNDRSETLATEMNQSAGRLGLALKNVTARLDFLEKDIEHRKAEIDKEEARLKESEKSFTEKKDELNAEIAVLKRDLDEITRLKEQYKGRNIDEALRRVENKSMLEQELERLKKDLQDATGDIDDVRQLYKNKHERLDIEKSRAEREFEDRASVIKNAFSEDVAKANSEAENRKQRLDESVAEDRQDLGEQLDEAKEAVSKSRYDLKDFERDKAQSPEKDSIKKKIQEAKQFLVKSAHAIKLKEQVIKSEETAYGLSLDNLEQRFESARKALAQKAEKLEKELAEAQKRQENYKGSLLEFLNEAKPGWKSDLGKICRPEILYKKDLNPQVSDESQTVFGVTLDLEKVEQSHEDFENLTEKVNALTDTLEKTKRKIDALASEREKELAELREKYQAPVAEAKREIEKIRLEREKSEQQAKELELELDSLSAKLEREKVGLKKELLDQLALDQEREQMAKNRLTALTAKLRKGYEDADERKAKQREEAKNARVSALAELENAKAETLKKLASEKEAIQEEFENLLDGKGFDPEKIREKEARVNQLSEELRLIRDDSEKLVEQYFYNKERLFDKEDSFRSRLDEVSKKLMDTNVANEEKNRSANKKLDANKEKLFALHHERNEFSVAITQDYEEFKQSGLGAYERLREQIENVEGENSSETDIKGLIRLITSHYNHLSVTVAEMQKKIHKFTGFFSQGNFLNFPTSKQFETDTDFGRFVRGRLRPFIENESIRQARTQLEKMHSELIADIAHDIKDFSSKTSEISSTIKQLNKDFKSTNFVGVVKNIQLDYRENNLGIVNILKRVKRFAEENNYSAQADFFKQNRSQEIDQASVKLLNKLKNAIDNERKKTVSVEDTFNLWFRIEENNNDTGWVEKLSNVGSEGTDVLVKAMIYITLLNVFKVNAFKADDSYLIHCMIDEVGKLSDRYLRELIEYTNSKNIRLIFGSPNENDPLIYQHVYKLHRQSGKVRIVELVGEAS; translated from the coding sequence ATGAAAAGACACCTGAATAGAATCGTCATGATCAACAGCGCCTCGGTTCCCTACGGCGAGGTGGAACTTGACGGCAACATACACTTTGTAGGATCAAACGGATTCGGAAAAACCACGGTCTTGCGGGCCATCCTGTTTTTCTACAATCCAAGCGTCGACAAGCGGGCGCTAGGTATTCGCGAAGACCAAAAATCGTTTTCCGGCTACTACTTCGCCGAGGACGGCTCCTATATGCTTTACGAAGTGAATATGGAAACGGGGCCGTATACGATCATCGTTTATAAAAAAGGCGGAAAATTGCATTTTCGCTTTATCGACTCGCCATACGACAAAAACCTTTTCCTCACGGACTACAAAGCCGATTCGCAAGAAAAAATCTGGAAACGACTTGAGGAAAAAGGCATCAACTTCTCTGACGAACTGCAACGCTACGCCGATTTCCGCAACGTGCTTTACGGAAGTACCGGCAACAAAGCGCTGAAGAAATACAGTATTTTCCAGACCAAAGAAGGGATCAACAAAAGGCGGACGGCCAATATTCCGCAGTTGATTTCAAATATTTTCCGGACATCGAAACTCGATTCCAGACATATCAAGAAGTCGATTATCGACGCCGTATTCGAGCAGGACATTCGTCCGCTTGACCTTTCCACTCTGGAACGCCAACTGGCCAAATTCCGTGTCGATTACCGCGATATGGACGCCTATGAGCAAAACGAGGACTTGGCCAAGGAGATTCTGGCTATGAACGACCGTTCCGAAACATTGGCAACGGAAATGAACCAAAGCGCAGGACGCTTGGGCCTCGCGCTGAAAAACGTTACGGCTAGGCTTGATTTCTTGGAAAAAGACATCGAACACCGCAAGGCCGAGATCGATAAGGAGGAAGCCCGCCTAAAGGAAAGCGAAAAGAGTTTTACGGAGAAAAAAGACGAACTGAACGCCGAAATCGCGGTCCTCAAACGCGACCTTGACGAGATAACGAGGCTGAAAGAGCAATACAAAGGCCGGAACATCGATGAGGCTTTGCGCAGGGTCGAGAACAAGTCCATGCTGGAACAAGAGCTCGAACGACTGAAAAAAGACCTGCAAGACGCCACTGGCGACATCGACGACGTAAGACAGCTTTACAAGAACAAGCACGAGCGTCTGGACATCGAAAAAAGCCGGGCCGAGCGGGAATTTGAGGACCGGGCCTCTGTCATAAAGAACGCCTTTTCGGAGGATGTGGCCAAAGCGAATTCCGAAGCGGAAAACAGAAAGCAAAGACTGGACGAATCCGTAGCCGAAGACCGTCAGGACTTGGGGGAGCAACTGGACGAGGCCAAAGAGGCCGTTTCCAAAAGCCGTTACGACCTGAAGGATTTTGAGCGGGACAAAGCCCAAAGTCCGGAAAAGGATTCGATCAAAAAGAAAATACAGGAAGCGAAGCAGTTTCTGGTAAAATCGGCGCACGCCATTAAGCTGAAAGAGCAGGTTATAAAGTCTGAGGAAACGGCTTACGGCCTTAGTCTGGATAACTTGGAACAACGCTTCGAAAGCGCCAGAAAAGCTTTGGCCCAAAAAGCCGAGAAGCTGGAAAAGGAATTAGCCGAAGCTCAAAAGCGCCAAGAAAATTATAAAGGCTCCCTACTCGAATTCCTCAACGAGGCGAAACCGGGCTGGAAGTCTGACTTGGGCAAAATATGCCGTCCGGAAATCCTTTACAAAAAAGACCTAAACCCACAGGTTTCCGACGAATCACAAACCGTTTTCGGCGTTACGCTGGATTTGGAAAAAGTGGAGCAAAGCCACGAGGATTTCGAAAACCTGACCGAAAAGGTAAACGCCCTTACCGACACGCTTGAAAAGACAAAACGCAAGATTGACGCTTTGGCTTCCGAAAGGGAAAAAGAGCTGGCCGAACTTCGCGAAAAATACCAAGCGCCAGTAGCCGAGGCTAAAAGGGAGATCGAGAAAATCCGTTTGGAACGGGAAAAATCCGAACAACAAGCCAAGGAATTGGAACTGGAATTGGATAGCCTTTCGGCGAAGTTGGAACGGGAAAAAGTAGGCCTGAAAAAGGAGTTGCTGGACCAATTGGCTTTGGACCAAGAGCGGGAACAAATGGCCAAAAACCGTTTGACCGCACTGACGGCCAAACTCAGAAAAGGCTACGAAGACGCCGACGAAAGGAAAGCCAAACAGCGAGAAGAAGCGAAAAATGCGCGGGTTTCGGCCTTGGCCGAACTGGAAAACGCGAAAGCCGAAACCTTAAAAAAGCTGGCTTCGGAAAAAGAGGCTATTCAGGAAGAATTCGAAAACCTGCTTGACGGCAAAGGTTTCGATCCCGAAAAAATCAGGGAAAAAGAAGCCCGAGTCAACCAGCTTTCGGAAGAATTGCGATTGATCCGTGACGATTCGGAGAAGCTTGTCGAACAATATTTCTACAACAAGGAAAGGCTTTTCGATAAGGAAGACAGCTTCCGTTCACGCCTTGACGAAGTGTCCAAAAAACTGATGGACACGAACGTGGCCAACGAAGAGAAAAACCGTTCAGCAAACAAAAAACTGGACGCCAACAAAGAAAAACTCTTCGCTCTGCACCATGAGCGCAACGAATTCAGCGTGGCGATTACGCAAGATTACGAGGAATTCAAACAATCCGGCCTCGGGGCTTACGAAAGGCTTCGTGAGCAGATAGAGAACGTAGAAGGCGAAAACAGCTCGGAGACGGATATCAAAGGCCTTATCCGGCTTATCACCAGCCACTACAACCACCTGAGCGTAACGGTGGCCGAAATGCAGAAGAAAATCCATAAGTTCACCGGATTCTTCAGCCAAGGCAATTTCCTGAATTTCCCGACATCGAAACAGTTCGAAACCGACACCGATTTCGGACGGTTCGTGCGTGGCAGGCTACGGCCGTTTATCGAGAATGAGTCGATACGGCAGGCCCGGACACAGCTGGAAAAAATGCATTCGGAGCTGATCGCCGATATCGCTCATGACATCAAGGATTTCTCAAGCAAAACTTCCGAGATTTCCTCCACGATAAAACAGCTTAACAAGGATTTCAAGAGCACGAACTTCGTCGGAGTTGTGAAGAACATCCAGCTTGACTACCGGGAAAATAACCTCGGAATTGTCAATATTCTGAAACGCGTAAAACGTTTCGCCGAGGAGAATAACTACAGCGCCCAAGCCGATTTCTTCAAGCAGAACAGAAGTCAGGAAATCGACCAGGCGTCCGTAAAGCTTCTGAACAAGCTGAAAAACGCCATCGACAACGAGCGGAAAAAAACGGTTTCCGTGGAGGACACCTTCAACCTGTGGTTCCGTATCGAGGAAAACAACAACGATACGGGCTGGGTGGAAAAACTCAGCAACGTAGGCTCGGAAGGCACCGACGTTTTGGTGAAGGCGATGATCTATATTACGCTCCTGAACGTATTCAAAGTAAACGCTTTCAAAGCCGACGACAGCTACCTGATCCACTGTATGATTGACGAGGTCGGAAAACTTTCGGACCGATACCTGCGGGAACTGATCGAATATACTAACAGCAAAAATATCCGCCTGATCTTCGGTTCGCCAAACGAAAACGATCCGCTGATTTACCAACACGTCTACAAACTCCACCGCCAAAGCGGAAAAGTGCGCATTGTGGAATTAGTGGGCGAAGCGAGCTAA
- a CDS encoding YceI family protein, which produces MKRTLFSLAIVGVALMSSCSAKKSTTKTEGKEQATVVEANVEDASAFLYEYDASATKINWTAYKTTDKVGVGGSFNKATVTGAVKSQDPKEVIRNVEFTIPVSGTNTKLAMRDEKIIKFFFGAMTDTENIVGKIVSLEDDGQAMVSLTLNGVSKDVKATYKVEGASVSLKSVLDLNEFSGQEAVNSLNKACEKLHAGKDGVTKLWPEVSIEVSTVLKSHAAS; this is translated from the coding sequence ATGAAAAGGACCCTTTTTTCGCTAGCCATCGTAGGCGTGGCCTTGATGAGCTCTTGTTCGGCAAAAAAATCGACCACAAAAACTGAAGGCAAAGAACAGGCGACCGTTGTGGAAGCCAATGTGGAGGACGCCTCGGCTTTCCTTTACGAATATGACGCTTCGGCGACAAAGATCAATTGGACGGCGTACAAGACTACGGACAAAGTGGGAGTGGGCGGTTCGTTTAACAAGGCGACCGTGACTGGTGCCGTGAAATCCCAAGACCCGAAAGAAGTTATCAGGAACGTAGAGTTCACTATCCCTGTTTCGGGCACGAACACCAAGTTGGCGATGCGCGATGAGAAAATCATCAAGTTTTTCTTCGGAGCGATGACCGACACCGAAAATATCGTTGGGAAAATCGTCTCACTGGAAGACGACGGACAAGCGATGGTCAGCCTGACGCTGAACGGCGTAAGCAAAGACGTGAAAGCCACTTACAAAGTGGAAGGAGCGAGCGTAAGCTTAAAAAGTGTTTTGGACTTGAACGAGTTTAGCGGACAAGAGGCCGTAAATTCGTTGAACAAGGCCTGCGAAAAACTCCACGCTGGAAAAGACGGGGTTACTAAACTATGGCCGGAAGTTAGCATCGAAGTTTCTACGGTTTTGAAGAGCCACGCGGCTTCGTGA
- a CDS encoding hydrogen peroxide-inducible genes activator, giving the protein MNITLAQLEYIVSVDTYRHFVTAAEKCFVTQPTLSMQIKKLEDVLGVVVFDRNKQPIVPTEAGAAIIAQARKVINDARKIDDIIMNFKEQVSGTLRLGIIPTLAPYALPYFVGRFINKHPNVKLEVKELMTHQILDALRRDTIDLGLLVTPLSGKEWVEIPLFYEEFKLYVNEKHKLIGKNKVDIEEIDTEELWLLAEGHCFRNQVINLCPSNTNVGKHSNFQYESGSLETLKKIVDTEGGSTLLPDLATTDIRRHHPERLKPIGSIHPFREVSLIHNKNFAKTKLLDLLINTIKTTIPNRMLQMEQGEIIEWEK; this is encoded by the coding sequence ATGAACATTACTTTAGCCCAACTGGAATACATCGTTTCCGTAGACACTTACCGCCACTTCGTTACCGCCGCGGAAAAATGCTTTGTCACTCAACCGACACTGAGCATGCAGATCAAAAAACTTGAGGATGTGCTCGGCGTGGTGGTTTTTGACCGAAACAAACAGCCTATTGTCCCGACGGAGGCCGGCGCCGCCATTATTGCGCAAGCGCGCAAAGTGATCAACGACGCCCGCAAGATCGACGACATCATCATGAACTTCAAGGAGCAGGTTTCGGGAACGCTTAGGCTGGGCATCATCCCGACTTTGGCCCCATACGCTTTGCCCTATTTCGTCGGACGATTCATCAACAAACACCCCAACGTGAAGCTTGAGGTAAAAGAGTTGATGACGCACCAGATTCTTGACGCTCTTCGTCGCGACACAATCGACCTCGGACTTCTGGTTACTCCGCTTTCGGGGAAAGAATGGGTTGAAATTCCGCTGTTTTACGAAGAGTTCAAACTCTATGTAAACGAGAAGCACAAACTGATCGGCAAAAACAAGGTGGACATCGAAGAGATCGACACAGAGGAGCTTTGGCTGTTGGCCGAAGGCCATTGTTTCAGAAACCAGGTGATCAACCTTTGTCCTTCGAACACGAATGTAGGCAAGCACTCCAATTTCCAATATGAAAGTGGGTCCTTGGAAACATTGAAAAAAATCGTCGACACGGAAGGTGGCTCTACTCTCCTTCCCGACTTGGCCACTACCGATATTCGAAGGCATCACCCGGAACGCCTTAAACCAATCGGCTCAATACATCCGTTCAGGGAAGTCAGCCTGATCCATAACAAGAATTTCGCTAAAACGAAACTTCTGGATTTGTTGATCAACACTATAAAAACCACCATTCCGAACCGAATGCTCCAGATGGAACAAGGTGAAATCATAGAATGGGAAAAATAA
- a CDS encoding condensin complex protein MksE has protein sequence MKDQLQKHIAPVFELLSRGNFLSENSGKHDQRRLHGIVKENFEFFHEYFSALNFRLEPHAESSFFYFSRVDTRYNLEQKLMKFYDYIDLLAFFSDYSVAFGEGYRFSVSDLEQKCKADTNLSEQLKALVQEELPFIERVRKVVKTMTDRGFFECEDEDRQDYKVLSSYRYLQELVQHIDIEIHDEKTPE, from the coding sequence ATGAAAGACCAATTGCAAAAACATATAGCCCCGGTTTTCGAACTGCTCAGCCGGGGAAACTTCCTGAGCGAAAACAGCGGAAAGCACGACCAAAGGCGCCTGCACGGCATCGTGAAGGAAAATTTCGAATTCTTCCACGAATATTTCTCCGCCCTAAACTTCAGGCTGGAACCCCACGCCGAGAGCTCGTTTTTCTACTTCTCGCGGGTGGACACCCGCTACAACCTTGAGCAGAAGCTCATGAAGTTTTACGATTATATCGATCTGCTGGCCTTCTTCTCAGACTATAGCGTAGCGTTTGGCGAAGGGTACCGCTTCAGCGTTTCTGACCTTGAGCAAAAATGCAAGGCCGACACCAACCTGAGCGAACAGCTGAAAGCCTTGGTGCAGGAGGAGCTTCCTTTTATCGAAAGGGTGCGCAAAGTGGTGAAAACCATGACCGACCGCGGCTTTTTCGAATGCGAGGACGAAGACCGGCAAGATTACAAAGTCCTCTCCTCTTACCGTTACCTCCAAGAGCTCGTTCAACATATCGACATTGAGATCCACGATGAAAAGACACCTGAATAG